Within the Arthrobacter caoxuetaonis genome, the region GCGCCCAGGTGCGGGGTCACGATGACGTTGTCCAGTGCCATGAACGGCAGGTCGGTGCTGGGTTCCTTGACGAAGACGTCGACGCCGGCGCCGGCGATCTTGCCCTCGGTCAGGGCCGTGTACAGGGCCTCTTCATCCACGAGGCCGCCGCGGGCGACGTTGATGACGTAGGCGGTGTCCTTCATCTTCTCGAACGCTTCGGCGCCGAGCATGCCCAGGGTTTCGGGGGTCTTGGGCATGTGGATCGTGACGAAGTCCGACTGCTCCAGCAGCTCGTCCAGGGTGACCAGCTTGACGTTCAGCTGGGCGGCGCGGGCGGAGGTGATGTACGGGTCATACGCCAGGACCTCGGTGCCGAAGCCCTGCACGCGGGCGGCAACCAGGGCGCCGATGCGGCCCAGGCCGATGATGCCGACCTTCTTTTCGAACAGCTCGGTGCCGCTGTACTTCGAGCGCTTCCATTCCCCGCCCTTGAGGGCGCTGGAGGCCTGCGGAATGTGGCGGGCCAGGGAAAGGATGTGGCCTACGGTCAGTTCAGCGGCGGAAATGATGTTCGACGTCGGTGCGTTGACGACCATGACGCCGGCCTGCGTGGCCGAACGGATGTCAACGTTGTCCAGACCCACGCCGGCACGGGCAATGACCTTGAGTTTCTTGGCAGCCGCAATCGCTTCGGCGTCGACCTGGGTGGCTGAGCGCACCAGGATAGCGTCGACGTCCTCAATGGCGGACAGCAGCTGGGAACGGTCTGCTCCATCGGTCTGGCGGATCTCGAAATCGGGGCCGAGGGCCTCAACCGTGGCCGGGGAGAGTTCCTCCGCGAGGAGTACTACTGGTTTGGTGGCAGTCACCGATGACCTCTTTAGCTGTGTGTCGATGTGGTTTTGGGTATTTCACGCCGGAGGCCGGACCCTGTGCAGGGCCCGGCCTCCTTACCGAAACGGCTTGCTATTTAAGCGTAACGCCCGGGTTCGGACACGAATAATCCGTGTCTTTGTTACTGGCGCAACTAGCGCGCGACGTTGCCTTCGGTGTAGTCGTCGTCAGACTTGATCCATGAGAAGAGCTTGCGCAGTTCGCGGCCGGTGGCCTCGATCGGGTGGTCTTCACCCTTCTGGCGCAGTTCCTTGAACTCCGGAGCTCCGGCGTCCTGGTCATCGATGAAGCGCTTGGCGAAGGCACCGTTCTGGATGTCCGTGAGGACAGCCTTCATGTTTTCCTTCACCTCGGGGGTGATGACGCGCGGACCGGAGACGTAGTCGCCGTATTCGGCGGTGTCGGAAACGCTCCAGCGCTGCTTGGCGATGCCGCCCTCAACCATCAGGTCCACGATCAGCTTGAGCTCGTGCAGGACCTCGAAGTAGGCGACCTCCGGCTTGTAGCCGGCTTCGGTCAGGGTCTCGAAGCCGTACTGGATCAGCTGGGAAGCGCCGCCGCAGAGGACAGCCTGCTCGCCGAACAGGTCGGTTTCGGTCTCTTCGGTGAAGGTCGTCTCGATGACGCCGGCACGGGTGCCGCCAATCGCCTTGGCGTAGGAAAGCGCCAGGTCCTTGGCCTTGCCCGAGGCATCCTGCTCGACGGCGATCAGGTCGGGAACGCCGCGGCCTGCTTCGAACTCGCGGCGCACAATGTGGCCCGGGCCCTTGGGAGCAACCAGGGCGACGTCGACGTCGGCCGGGGGCTGGATGTAGCCGTAGCGAATGTTGAAGCCGTGGCCGAAGAAGAGGGCGTCGCCGGACTTCAGGTTCGGGGCGATCTCTTCGGCGTAGACGAAGCGCTGGACCTGGTCCGGCGTGAGGACCATGATCAGGTCCGCCTCGGCAACGGCATCGGCAACGCTGAGGACCTTCAGGCCTTCTGCTTCTGCCTTGGCGCGGGACTTGGAGCCTTCCTTGAGGCCAACGCGGACATCAACACCGGAATCGCGCAGGCTCAGGGCGTGTGCGTGGCCCTGGCTGCCGTAGCCGATGACGGCGACTTTGCGGCCCTGGATGATCGACAGGTCTGCGTCGTCGTCGTAATACATGTCAGTCACTGAAATATCTCCTGTTTGGGTTCTTGGATAAAGGTTTGTGGGTGGAACTAGGCGCTGCGCAGCGCGCGGTCGCTCATGGACTTCGCGCCGCGGCCAACGGCCAGGGTTCCGGATTGAACAATTTCGCGGATGCCAAAAGGCTCCAGCACTGACAAGAGTGCATTGAGCTTATCGGCGGTGCCTGTTGCTTCAACGATCAGGGAGTCTGTGGACACATCTACCACTGAAGCACGGAACAGCTCGGCTGCCTGGGTTACCTGCAGCCGGGTTGCGGCATCCGCGCGAACCTTGACCAAGATGTGGTCGCGTTGCACGGAAGACTCGGGAACCAGCTCGACGATTTTGATGACGTTGACGAGCTTGTTCAGTTGCTTGGTGACCTGCTCCAGCAGGTCACCCTCGGCTTCGACGACGACGGTAATGCGGGAAAGCCCCGCAACCTCCGACGGACCGACAGCCAAAGAATTAATATTGAACGCCCGGCGGGCGAACAGGGACGCGACCCGGGTCAGGACACCGGGAACGTCTTCAACCAGCACGGAAAGGGTGTGGCGTGCCATGTCCCTACTCCTCCTCTTCCCAGGTGGGCGTCATGTTGCGGGCAATCTGGATGAGGTCATTGCTGACCCCCGAGGGGACCATCGGCCACACCATCGAATCGCGGCTGACCACGAAGTCGATGACAACCGGCCGGTCGTTGATTTCCAGTGCCTGCTTGATCGTGGCGTCGATGTCCTCTTCGCGTTCGCAGCGCAGGCCCACACAGCCGTAGGCGTCAGCCAGCTTGACGAAGTCGGGGATGCGCACGGTGTCATGCCCGGTGTTCAGGTCAGTGTTGGAGTAGCGGGACTCGTAGAAGAGCGTCTGCCACTGGCGCACCATGCCCAGGGACGAGTTGTTAATGATGGCTACCTTGATCGGGATGTTGTTGATCAGGCAGGTTGCCAGTTCCTGGTTGGTCATCTGGAAGCAGCCGTCGCCGTCAATGGCCCAGACCACCCGGTCCGGGTTGCCCACCTTGGCGCCCATGGCCGCGGGAACGGAGTAGCCCATGGTGCCGAGGCCGCCGGAGTTCAGCCAGGCGCGGGGACGTTCGTACTTGATGAACTGGGCGGACCACATCTGGTGCTGTCCCACGCCCGCAACGTAGACACCCTCAGGGCCGGTGAGTTCACCGATCCGGCTGATGACGTGCTGCGGGGCGACATGTCCGTCTTCGGGTTCCGTCCAGCCGGTCGGGTAGGTCTCCCGCAGCCGGGAAATCACCGACCACCAGGGCGCGATGTCGGGGGTGCCGGTCGCCTCGAACTGGGCCCGCACCGCCTCGGTGAGTTCGGGAATGATTTCCTTCACGGACCCGACAATCGGCACATCGGCTGTCCGGTTCTTGGAGATCTCTGCCGGGTCGATGTCTGCGTGGATGACCTTGGCGCCGGGGGCGAAGGAGCTGAGGACGCCGGTGACCCGGTCGTCAAAACGTGCGCCGAGGGTGATCAGCAGGTCAGACTGCTGCAGGGCAGTAACTGCGGACACGGATCCGTGCATGCCGGGCATGCCCACGTGCTGCGGATGCGAATCCGGGAAAACACCCCGGGCCATCAGGGTGGTCACCACGGGAGCGCCCACTGTTTCGGCAAGCTCCAGCAGTTCAGCTGAGGCATTGGCCTTCAAAACGCCGCCGCCAACGTAGAACACCGGCCGCTGTGCTGCCGCAATGAGGCGGGAGGCTTCACGTACCTGCTTGGAATGCCCGCGGACCACGGTGCGGTAGCCCGGCAGGTCGATCTTCGGCGGCCAGGAGAACACCATTTTCCCCTGCTGCGCGTCCTTGGTGATGTCCACCAGGACGGGGCCGGGGCGCCCGCTGGTGGCGATGTGGAACGCCTCGGCGAGCACCTTGGGGATGTCGTCGGCGTTTGTCACCAGGTAGGAGTGCTTGGTGATCGGCATGGTGATGCCGACGATGTCCGCTTCCTGGAAGGCATCGGAACCGATAACGGCGCTGGAGACCTGGCCGGTGATGGCGACCATGGGCACGGAGTCCATGTGTGCGTCGGCGATCGCGGTGACCAGGTTCGTGGCGCCGGGGCCCGACGTCGCAATGCAGACACCGGCGCGGCCGGTAACCATGGCGTAGCCCTCGGCAGCGTGGCCGGCGCCCTGTTCGTGCCGCACCAGGATGTGGCGGAGCTTGGTGGAGTCCATCAGCGGATCGTAGGTGGGCAGGATTGCTCCGCCGGGAAGGCCGAAGACGTCGTCGACTCCGAGCTCCTCCAGTGCCCGGACGATGGCCTGAGAGCCGGACATCTCGGTGGGCGGTACTACATTGTTCGGGCCCTGGACGCGCGTGTCCGGGGCCTCAATCTGCGCCGCAGCAGAAAAAGCAGCATCTTTGGTCTTGGCATGCACGGACCGTGCCGGGCTTGCCTTCTGTGCCATCAGCGAGGGGCTGATTGGCGATCCCTTACTCATTGGAAACTTCCTTTGCGGATACATATCCAGTTGTTCTGATGCGGCGGCCGCCCGGGCGGTAAGTCCGGAGCAGTCTTTGTGCTTTCTGAAGCCAATAAAAAAACCCCTCGTGCCTGTTGGCTCCGTAGGGGTCCGCGCGTGACGTCTTTTTCAAGTCGGGCTGTTACGCCACGCGCTTGGTAAGGACGACGGTTACGATCTGCATGAGTTCAGTGTTCCCCTCCCCCGCTGACGGTGTCAACCGGAGACTATTACGTCTCATTATATGAGACGAAACAGTCCGCCCTCTGGACACCACGCCCGAAACTACGGGATTTCCCCCGCGTTAGCGGGTCTTCAAGCCCCGCCCCCCCCGAAAAGGCGGCAGGGCTTAATAAGGTTGAAACCCTTTAGGGGCCCCAATCGGAAGGCGCTCTGGGCGCCTTCCGATTGGGGAAGGGTTTCAACCGCAGTAAGCCCCGGTGGACGCGGAGTTGACCATCTTGGCGTACTTGGCCAGGACTCCCTTGGTGAACTTGGCCGGCAGCGGCTCCCAGCCGATCTTGCGGGCTTCGAGCTCTTCGGGCTCCACCACCAGGTCGAAGCTGCGGGCAGCGATGTCCACGCGGATGCGGTCGCCGTCCTTGACGAAGGCGATGGGGCCGCCGTCGACCGCTTCGGGAGCGACGTGGCCGATGCACAGACCTGTGGTGCCGCCGGAGAACCGGCCGTCCGTCAGCAGCAGCACATCCTTGCCCAGGCCGGCCCCCTTGATGGCACCGGTAATGGCGAGCATCTCGCGCATGCCCGGTCCGCCCTTGGGTCCTTCGTAGCGGATGACGACGACGTCGCCTGCGTGGATCCCGCCGGCATCGAGCGCATCCAGCGCACCCTGTTCGCGCTCGAAGACGCGGGCGGTGCCCTCGAAGACGTCGGCGTCGAAACCGGCGCTCTTCACGACGGCACCTTCCGGAGCCATGGAACCGTGCAGGATGGTGATGCCGCCGGTCTTGTGGATCGGGTTGTCCATCGCGCGCAGGACCTTGCCGTCCGGATCCGGCGGATTGATCGACGCCAGGTTCTCGGCCACGGTCTTTCCGGTGACGGTGAGGCAGTCGCCGTGCAGCAGGCCGGCGTCGAGCAGGGCCTTCATGATGACCGGCACGCCGCCGATCTTGTCGACGTCGAACATCACGTAGCGGCCGAAGGGTTTCAGGTCACCCAGGTGCGGGATCTTGTCGCCGATGCGGTTGAAATCCTCCAGCGTCAGGTCCACTTCGGCCTCGCGGGCGATGGCCAGCAGGTGGAGGACGGCATTGGTGGAGCCGCCAAAGGCCATGGTCACGGCGATGGCGTTTTCGAAGGCCTTCTTGGTCATGATGTCGCGGGCGGTGATGCCCTTGCGCAGCAGGTTAACCACGGCTTCCCCGGACTTGCGGGCGAACTCGTCGCGGCGGCGGTCGGCCGAGGGCGGGGCAGCGGAACCCGGCAGGGACATGCCGAGTGCCTCGCCGATGCAGGCCATGGTGTTGGCGGTGTACATACCGCCGCAGGCACCTTCACCGGGACAGATTGCCCGTTCAATGGTGTCCAGGTCCTTCAGGCTCATCTTCCCGGCTGCGCAGGCCCCGACGGCTTCGAAGGCGTCAATCAGGGTGACTTCCTTCTCGGTGCCGTCTTCAAGCTTGGCGAAACCGGGCATGATCGATCCGGCGTAGAGGAAAACACTGGAGAGGTCCAGGCGCGCGGCAGCCATCAGCATGCCGGGCAGGGACTTGTCGCAGCCAGCCAGCAGGACGGAGCCGTCAAGGCGTTCGGCCATCATGACTGTTTCAACGGAGTCGGCGATGACTTCGCGGGAGACCAGGGAGAAGTGCATGCCTTCGTGTCCCATGGAAATGCCGTCGGAAACCGAAATGGTTCCGAACTGCATCGGGAAGCCGCCGCCGGCGTGGACGCCTTCCTTGGCGCCCTGGGCGAGACGGTTCAGGGAAAGGTTGCAGGGGGTGATTTCGTTCCAGGAACTCGCAATGCCGATCTGCGGTTTGGCGAAATCGTCATCTCCCATGCCAACGGCACGGAACATGCCGCGCGCAGGCGCCGCATGGATTCCGTCAGTTACCACTCGGCTGCGGGGTTTGATGTCAGGGGTGTTCTCCATGCTCATAATCAAAATCCTATTCCTTTGCCCCGCATGCCTGCGCATCGCCTCCCCGCACATCGGTAAGGAGGCTGCTTTGTTACGTGCGGGTTACGTTCAGCGGACGGCAGGATGAAACCTGCGCCCCGCCAGCCGCCTTCTCCCCCGGCGGGGCTCCCTGTCCATACACTGGGGAGCATGACACTGGAATCCGGACTGCCAGAAGACCCAGCCAGCGCTGCCCTGAAAGCCTCGCTCCGCCGGGTGTTCGACTCCCAGATTCCCAATTACGGCGATTACAACCTCGTCTGCGCCACCCCGGCCGCTGACTCTTCCGGATTCTTTGTCCTGGGCTACCGGTGGCGCCCGCCGGAGCTGGTCTTCGCACCGTTTTCGGTGGATTCAATGGAGAGCCTGGCTCCGCCCACGGCGGTGAACTCCACCAACCTCTCGCACGCCGACGAGGTGGCTCCCGAGAGCTACGAAGTCGGGACGACGGCGGGCCGGGTCTTCCGCTTTTCGGTCGTGCCCGAGCCGGAGCTGCCCCCGGCAGGCGGCGGATCTCCCCGGCGGCTGGAACAGGACGGGGACTGCGAGGATTTCAATTCGTTCCTGGACACCTTCCTGGAACTCGGCTGAGCGGACGGCAGTACAGCGCTTAAGCCCAAGGACCGCGCTGCACAAGGTTCAGCGGCTCGCGTCCCTCGGCCAGCCGGGCAGCCTGGCGCCGCAGGAATTCCTGAATCCGCGGCGTAAAGGCCTCAGAGTTGCCTCCGACGTGCGGGGTGATGATCGCGTTCGGCGCCTTCCACAGCGGGTGGTCCGCCGGGAGCGGTTCGGGATCAACGACGTCGAGCGCTGCCTTGAGCCGCCCGGACGAGACTTCCGCTGTGAGCGCCGCGGTATCAACGACGCCGCCGCGCGCGACATTGACGACCAGCGCCCCGTCGGGAAGCGCGGCCAGGACCCGGGCATCGACCAGGTGCCGGGTCTGTTCGTTCAGCGGCGTAATGAGGACCATTACGTCCGCGGAAGCTGCAAGGTCAACGAGTTCGTCCGTGCCGTGCACATGGCCGTCCTCGTCGTCGCGTGCCTGGCTGCCAACCCGCGTCAGTTCAACCTCGAAGGGTTCCAGCCGGGCCGCGATTTCCCTGCCGATCCCGCCGACGCCAACCAGCAGGACACGCCGGTCAGCCAGGCCCGGATAGCGGCTGGGATTCCAGCGGGCCTCCTGCTGGTCCCGCACCGCCGCATCGATGCCCCGCAGCGAAGCCAGCATGAGCCCGACCGCGAGTTCGGCGGTCGCTGCGGCATGGACGCCGGCTGCGCTGGCCACCGCAGTGCCGGCACCCACGAGTTCGGGAAGTCCGTCATGCCCCGTGGTCTGGGCCTGGAGGAGCTTGAGGTCCGGGACCCGTGCCACGCCCGCACGCCAGTCCGTACTTGCCGCATAAGGCGTGACGACGGCGTCGATCTGCGCGTAGTCCACACCGTGCGGTTCCCCCACCATGTCCCATAGGTGTGCCGTCATCCCTGCAGGCAGCGGCTGCAGGGCATCGAGGAGTTCTTGGGTGGGGACAGTCAGGGTGCGGACCGGATGAGTTGACATGCGCCTCAGCCTAGCGGGGCCCTGAACCTTCCCGGAAAAGAAAACACCCCGGTCCGCCGGACCGGGGTGTTGCCTGCGCCGCGGCGGATCGCCGCGGCTCATCAGGGTGCGCGAGGAGGGACTTGAACCCACACGTCCGAAGACACTGGAACCTAAATCCAGCGCGTCTGCCAATTCCGCCACTCGCGCGCGGCCCGGCCGGGATCCCCCGGCCGCAGGCCAGCCCTTAGTCTACCTGAGAATCAGTCGAGACCGAGATCACGACGGAGCTTGGCAACGTGTCCCGTCGCTTTGACGTTGTACTGGGCGAGGGAGACTTTGCCTTCCGGGTCCACGACCACGGTGGAACGGATCAGGCCCTCGTAGACCTTGCCGTAGTTCTTCTTTTCCCCCCACGCCCCATACGCTTCGGCGACGGCGTGGTCGGGATCGGAGAGCAGCGGGAAAGTCAGCGCTTCGTCGGCCGCGAACTTGGCCAGTTTGTCCACGTTGTCCGGGGAAATTCCCAGCACGGCGTAGCCGGCCGAGGCCAGGGAGTTCAGGTTGTCCCTGAAGTCACAGGCTTCCTTGGTGCAACCCGGGGTAGCGGCGGCAGGGTAGAAGTACACAATGACGCTTCGTCCACGCAGGTCCGCCAGCGAGACGGGCGAGGAATCCGAGGACGCCAGGCTGAAATCGGGCGCAGCGTCACCAACGGAAAGTCTGGGCATGGGCAGGGGCTCCTTCAAATATAGATTGGGCAACGGCTGTGTCACAGCAGGACAGCAGGCTTGCGAATGGCTATCCTAGATATTGGATTTGTAGGCTATCCGAAACGCCGCGCAGAATCCGCACTCGAAAGGGAGAGTTCAGTTTTATGCCGGACATGGAGCATTGGCCAACCGGTCGCCTCTTATCAACAGCCGCCCGCCTCGTTGAGCATGCGTGGAACGAGCGTCTGGTCCGTATAGGAGTGACCCATGCTGGCGTTATCGCCCTTGGCGTCTTGGATTCACAGGGACCCATGACGCAGGCGCACCTGGCCCAGCTGGTAAGGGTCCAGGCCCAGACGATGGGCAAGACCCTCGCGAGGCTCGAAACGCACGGGCATGTGACCCGCGTTCGCAACGACCTCGACAAGCGAAGCCACATGGTCTCGATCACCCCGTCAGGCAAGCAGGCCCTGAACGAGGCCCAGGACATTGAGCGCACCCTGCTCGACGGCGGTGAACTGCTTTCCGAAGACCTCCGCGGCCAACTGCGGAAGGTCATCCGTGAACTCGGCAATCCCCGCTGGCAGATGGCCGTGGACGTTCCCGGACTTCCTGTCCCGCTGGACGCACCCTTGGACATCCCGGCGGACACCGCTTCCCGAACCGCTTAGGAAAACCGAACAGTACGTTTGAGCTTGTAGGGCGCACCAATGAAGGTGCGCCCTACAGGCGTTTAACCCTCCCGACCGGGCCGGGCCATCGGGGTTGGGGGCAGTACTGCTGCGCTGAAGTCTGGGTCCAGCCCCTGGAGTCCTGGCCGCGTCCACTCAAGAATTCACGGGTTCAGGCCCGCGTGGTGCTTCCACTGTGGCTGCAGCGGCTCTGAACCAAACGTCTGGAAAGTTCGTAAAAGATACTGGACTGGACGGTTCAGTGCAGTATGCTGATCGAAACATGCTCCAGAAAGGCGATGTAATGTCAACGACGACAACGGGCGCGGCAGCGACAGAACTACTGACGCGCGCAGAGGAAATGGTTCCTGTACTCCGGGAGCGGGCCGGAGAGGCGGAATCGCTCCGCCGCCTGCCTGAGGAAACGATTGCGGATTACCGCGCAGCGGGGTTCTTCACGGCCATGGTTCCCGCTGACCGCGGTGGTTCCGCGCTCAGCCTCCAGGAATTCGCGGATCTGATCAGGGTGCTCTCCCGGGGTGACGCATCCGCGGGGTGGATCGCTGCGTTTCTGATCTCGCATTCAACGTTGCTCTACCGCTATGGAGCAGCAGCACAGAGTGAGTTCTTCGCCGAGAAACCGTATGGGCTCACTGTCGCCGCATCCGCGCCTCCCGGCAAGGCGGAACCCGCAGACGGGGGCTACCGGCTGTCCGGGCGCTGGCGCTTCGGTTCGGGGGCCATGCACGCTGAATGGGCGACTCTCAGCGCCATGTCCCCTGAGGGTCCGCTGAGCGTCACAGTCCCGATGACCGAACTCGAAATCATCGATACCTGGCACGTCCCTGGAATGAAGGCAACTGGCTCAAACGACCTGGCCGCGGACAACGTGTTCGTCCCAGCCCACCGCACGGCACCCTTTGCGACATTCGCGTCCGGGGCCAACGACGGCGCTGCGCTCACGAGCTACCCGCTCATCGGATACCCCATGAACCGGACGCTTAACCTCATCCACTCCGCCGTCGCGATCGGCACTGCGGACGCAGCCCTCGAGCTGTTTGCTCAGGGATTGGGCAAGCGGGTGCGGATGCAGACCCAGCAGCGGGTGATCGACGAGCCGATCACCCGTCAGACCTACGGCAAGGCATGGGACCTGGTACAGGTCGCGGCACTTCAGATGCAGGACTCTCTCGCACACACGGACAGGGTTTACGGCGCCCACGCGGCTGCCCCTGCTTCGCTTGCCGACCGCGCCCGCATCAACCTTGGACTGACCGGCTCCGGCCAGAAGGCGTTTCAAGCCGTTGACCTCGTCGCAAGAGCCTCCGGTGCCTCCATCTACCGCACCGGTGACCATCTGGACCGAATCGTCCGGGACACGCAGGTCATGCGCAATCACGCGGCCATCGATTTCGAGACGATGGCCTCGGTCGCCGGCGGTGCCCTTCTCGGCGCCGGCATCGGCGACTACGCCGACCCCATGTTCTGAGCCCGTCCCACTGCCCTCCTCCAACTGAAAAGGAAGACCCTATGACAGACATTGCAGCACTTGAACGCCGGATTTCCCGAACCGAGGCCTACATCGAGATCTCGAACATCATGGGAAGGATCGAGTTTCTTCATTCCGCTTATGCGAACGAGCCGATCGTCCCTTACTTCAGCACACGGCCAGACACCGTGATCGAACTCCCGTTCGGCCGCTACACCGGTTCCGACGCCGCGCAGCGCTGCTTCGTCGGCGCCCTGGACGAGGGTCTGCCGCCGCGCGACCTGAGCGGCGAGTACGTGGAGCACCTCTTGTCCACACCAGTCATCGAGGTTGCCGATGACCTCGAAACGGCGAAGGCTGCTTGGATCACACCGGGCGCCGAGGCGCACCACCTCGGTTGGGTCGAGGGCAATCCCCTTCACGGTTTCTGGTACTGGGGCCGTTACCATCTGGTCTTCCGCAAGGAGGAAGGTGCCTGGAAGATCTGGAAGTACCGGAACTCGCTCACGTTCGTTGCCGACTACTACAAGAGCTTCACCGACGGCAGCCTCCCCCGGCCCCCTGCCCCAGTCGGCAACGGCGGGCCGGACAGCGCTCCGCGATTCCAGGTCGAGTACACCCCGTCCTGGGATCCCAAGAAACTCGTACACGCGCCCGAGCCCTACGCCACGTTCGTCGACGAGGACGAGTTCTAGGCGCAGGAACAACGAAAAGCGGCCGGATGAAATATCACCCGGCCGCTTTTGTTCTGCCTATCAGCTGAGGCGTTCCAGCACGATTGCCATGCCCTGGCCACCACCCACGCACAGCGCGGCCATACCGAGCGTCTTGTCTCCGGTCGACAAGCCGTTGATCAGCGTGCCGATGAGACGGGTACCGGTCGCACCGAACGGATGCCCAATGGCAATTGCCCCGCCGTGCGTGTTGAGCTGACGGTCTATGTCTATCCCGAGCTCCCGCGCAGAAGCGACGACCTGGACGGCGAATGCCTCGTTGATCTCGATGAGGTCGAGGTCTGCGATGCTCAGGCCGGCCCGGCGCAGCGCCCGGCGCGATGACTCCACAGGGCCAAGCCCCATGATCTCCGGAGACAGGCCCGAAACACCTGTCGAGACGATGCGTGCCAGTGGCTGCAGGCCGTGCGCCTTCGCGTACCGTCCGGAGACAACGAGTGCGGCGGATGCGCCGTCGTTCAGCGGGCAGGCATTGCCTGCCGTGACCGTCCCGACGGGAGAGAAAACGGGCTTGAGTTCCGCCAGTGCCTCCACCGTGGTGCCTTCTCGGATCGAGTCATCCCGATCGAAGATCGACCCGTCCGCCCTCACCACGGGCACGATTTCCCGCGCAAGATAGCCGCTGGCCTGCGCTTCCGCCGCCAGATACTGGGAACGCGCTGCAAAGGCATCTTGCTCCGCACGGCTGACCCCGGTCAACCGCGCCACGTACTCCGCGGTGTGGCCCATCTGGATGTAGGCGTCGGGCATCCCGCCGTCGGCGCGCGGGTCGCACCACGGCTCCGCCGACTGCATCGCCTCCGCGGTGCGTTCGGCAGGTGCGTCGAAGGCGGGGTTGCCTGCCCCGGCCGGCGGGGCCGCGTGTGATGTCGACTCGGTGCCGCCGACGAGGAACGCGTCCCCTTCGCCGGCTTTGATGGCATGGAAGGCCATCCGGGTGGTTTGAATTGAGGATGCGCAGAAGCGGTTCACGGTCGTGCCCGGCAGCGTGTCGTAGTTGAGCAGCGTCGCCACGACACGGGCCATGTTAAAGCCCTGCTCCCCGTCGGGTGCCGCTGTGCCAAGCATCAGGTCCTCGACGTCCTCGATTGACAATCCGGGTACCCGGCCGATGACGCTGGCGAACACCTGGCGCGCGAGTTCGTCGCCGCGCACGTCGGCGAGCCCGCCCTTGCGTGCGCGGCCGATGGCGGTGCGGGCAATGGAGACGATGACGGCGTCGTCGTCGTTGAGTGTGGTCATGCGGGCTCCCGTAGCTGGGTCGATTCAAGTGCGGACATGAGGTCTATGGCGTCGTCAACGGTCTTCGCAGAGCCGAACCCGTGGAAGTCGGGACGATAGATGACAGCCACGGCAGTTTCGAAGACCTCGCCGTATCGGCCGTCGACGTCGCTGCCGCTGTGCCGGTTGCGGGCCGCAGCATCGGGTGGCATGACCTCGATAACCTTGCACGGGAATCCCGCGGGTTTGGCCGCGCGGATACGCTCCGCATCTTCCTCGCTGACTACTCGCCCGTCCACGAAGGCCACGAACTCACCCCAGGTAATTCGGTCTGCGGCGCTCTCGCTGCCGTCGAGGCCCCGCAACCGTCCCTGCACGCCGATTCGGCCGGCGATCGGATCAGCCCCGGGCGCACCGCCCGGGAAGAATCCCGGACCGAGGATCTCCGGCGGCATGGGGGGAAGGGCATTCCAGGGAAAAGGCCCGGCACTGAGGAAATGGGCGTCACGCTCGGCGACCTTGGCGGGGTCGGTCTCACAAATCATTCGACCGAGTTCGAGTGACATCATCAGCGCATGCTGAACGTGTGCGCCCCGCTCGCTCCCATAGGTATCGAGCAGGCTGAGCGGCGCGACCCCGCTCAAGACGTGGTCAATTTTCCAGACGAGGTTCGCGGCATCGCGAACACCGGACACCATGCCCCGGCCGAAGAACGGCGGCATCTGGT harbors:
- a CDS encoding acetyl-CoA C-acetyltransferase, which encodes MTTLNDDDAVIVSIARTAIGRARKGGLADVRGDELARQVFASVIGRVPGLSIEDVEDLMLGTAAPDGEQGFNMARVVATLLNYDTLPGTTVNRFCASSIQTTRMAFHAIKAGEGDAFLVGGTESTSHAAPPAGAGNPAFDAPAERTAEAMQSAEPWCDPRADGGMPDAYIQMGHTAEYVARLTGVSRAEQDAFAARSQYLAAEAQASGYLAREIVPVVRADGSIFDRDDSIREGTTVEALAELKPVFSPVGTVTAGNACPLNDGASAALVVSGRYAKAHGLQPLARIVSTGVSGLSPEIMGLGPVESSRRALRRAGLSIADLDLIEINEAFAVQVVASARELGIDIDRQLNTHGGAIAIGHPFGATGTRLIGTLINGLSTGDKTLGMAALCVGGGQGMAIVLERLS